The Lepeophtheirus salmonis chromosome 13, UVic_Lsal_1.4, whole genome shotgun sequence genome segment AACCTGATGGCCGGagtgtatttttggattttcGAAGGATTTGATGATTAGGGAAGCGCGGTGGATAAATTTCACTTGCCTTGGAGCCCAGCGGTTCACCTACAAACCTGTGGGacagggtgtattatagcatattatcctggtatatttattcatcattcaatagttttatcttccgaatataatataaattgcaacgaaattgcagacgataatattgtcttgtaatgaaattactaacaatcatattgcttacaatgatGTTGCTTCAACATGATATTATCCACAACGATTTTCTGTCACATTGATAACTTACACAACGATTTTACCACGCAAAAATATTACCCCAAGTttttgtctgcaacctttttactACAATCATTTTACCGGACACCTATTTTTTGATTCACTAAGGCAGGGATTATCAaccttgttttaaatttaaaaaatcccagctattcacaaaagaataatttttttgtaaaaaaatttcaaaaatccatagctattctcaaaaaattaaattttttggaagaaaaaatcaaatattaaattttctattaaaaaacaaagattccttaatttggggggggggggtacagCCCATCCAGTCCAacccctacggacgcccctgagttacacaccacttttaaaatatttttaatattctttcgAAATCTCAAGTACTCCTTAGAGGGCCTCCAATTACCCCAACCACTACCTTAAGTcactgatttaaaaattttaatagaccattttcactgacgtcataaattgcaccaaAATTGAAGGACGACATCTTGGGGGCACTtaggttgatattttttaatacataaaacttacgaatttccaataaatcttgattaaactccatcaaatgactTTATGAATAGAAACAGACTCAATCCTTGAATTAAATACAACCTGATACATATGagaaacactgatatttgaattaagtcAAAGTTATATGTACCTACTAAAAATAGATagatttccattattatttttttatgattgattaCGGACGAGAAAAGTAGATTAATTAGagcaaaatatcatattttttccatggTAATAGTAAATTCTTTATCTACAACAAGATTTTATAACGATGTTATTACAtatgttaaatacattttagggtttgaaatataataagtaaataaaaaaagttattattactaataacaTAAGCCAATATAagaatataagttatataaacagtaatgtccttttatttgttggttccattttgacatccgaCTATTTCCTTAACGTTAATAAAAAAGgggtttaattattataaaatttggtagTTTAACCCCCCAAAATGATCGACATCATCAATCATGACTTCACCTAAAAAATACTCTAAAGgataatttccttattttttccaatttgtggttttatacaataaatttacatttttgtatcttattctttgatatataatttccaGCCATCTTTAACTATTGCTgcccttaaaatattaatcccAAAATGGGCCATGGGCTCCATGACTCTCCCTGCCActgataatacatttatatttaggtATGAAAACGGATTCTATATTCATGATTGAATTAAATTGGTGAATTAATTGTACACAATTAATTTGACATTGACTCAACAACGGTTGATCTCATTTGCATTCATTTTGAACAACCTCTATATCTATCACAATACGAAGGCCCGATCAAATCCTATACTAATCAATTAAAGTTCCATTTTCATTTACGCTTTCAAACACGGATAATTATAACATGACGTACTGACTACTAAATAGTGTAGAGCTGTTTTAAGCATCGAAAAAGCGGGGGAATGTCATTATTGCCAATGGTAgtggatgatatttttttacgcGTACACCATTCCtagttttaaatacatattgatactttttttaaaagcaattttatTCCCTGTGAACAAATTCCCGTCAGttctaatttttgattcattCCCTCAACCACAAGGCTGAAAGAAAACCAACATATAGTGGGGACTCCATTTAAATATAAGGAGGGGGAAAGTTAAAATATGCGTAAGGTTCATGGATCTGCTATTTGTAGTGGAGCCAAATCCCCTGAATctcaagtaataaaatattgtggTTCTGGATGTACGAGGCTTCGAAGATATTCTTATCCAATGAAGGCTACTGAGCCCGaggattatgtatatattccaCCACTTAAAATGAATCCCTTCGTACAAGAGGATCAATACCAAAGGCATCTACCGCCTCCACCCCCACCCCCACCTCCTCCTCAAAATGTCGTGGTGAAGAAGTCCAGAGAGGTGACCTTTGATGATGAGGAGAATACTGCCCCTGTCTATGACAAACCAAGTAAgtacatcattaatattaatagtagAACCCTCTCATCTAATCTATAcataaattgcaaataataattaatttgttaaagaaCAAAGAATGTATCAGGAATGCATGTACAAATCCGATTTGTACTTCCGTTTAAAGAGACATCCACACCCCTAAATACATACTGAATCATTTGTTattccatttttgaattttaaataatatttgtgttcgacataaatttacaaagtattttttttattttttaacaattaccTACAagcagaaaaagaaatataaaaaaaaaacatataattaacaTCCATAATGTCTTTTGTCATAAATCATGTCTTTTCAAAAGGTAGTccattgaaagaaaataaagttattattataatcgttaTGTAATAAGTCATTAGAGTGATTATATACTAgtagttactttttttaagagtGAAGGGACTTTAACCATGTACTAACATAGTTGTTATCGAAACCTTGGAGTAGGACTTATCAAGATCACATACTATACACATACCACATTTATACGTATGACAAAATCTCCACTTTTCCTCTCTTggagtacataatatgtagtataactctttatttgaatattttagatCCCTAATGACctcttgatattaaaaaaataaccttgcATAATCATTATCCATctgctcaaaaataaaaataaatgaataaaaattgctaATAAAAAAGTAGATTGGTAGTAATTATAACAACTCTTAATTTCAATACACAGGTCCTCACGTCTATGCAGCAGCCAAGATTCCCTGCACAGAGACGGAGACTTGGAATCGAAGAGAAAGAGTGAGAAGAGAACTGAAGGAAGTGCTCTTTTCACGGAGCCTTTCAGCGGATAGTAACTACAAGAGACCAAATACTCGTCCAAGATCTGTAACACCCAATCCTCAACGGACCCGGTGTCCTAAAAATAACATGACGTATCATGAGGAAGCAGAGAATAAAATCAACTATGCCTGGTATCAAATGACTTCTGCACAAAGGGGTCTCAACTCCGTGAGGGAATGCATTAGAAATGCAAAGGAGAATCTACGAAATGTTCATGAGGGAATCATTGCTCTGAGAAAAGAGAAACGAACAAGATGTTCATCTTTGAATGAAGGAGACTCTTTCATGTCGCGTGAGGAAGAGTTGTTACCTATTCACTATGAGCAGGTAATATGGATATCCGTCTACTTGTGTACTTCAAGTCTCAAGTCATCTCTTATTTTGAAGGTTCATCACTGCCTACGTTGTCATCAACCTGTATATCCTATTGAAAAAGTAGAGCCAGATTTTGGGGATTTATATCATCGTAAATGCTTTCGCTGTAAAGCATGCGATTCACAActtaatttgatgaattttgtCAAAGATAAGGAGGAAGTGTATTGTAAGACCCATGCTCCTAAGCTGGATAAGGTAATGCTTTGCAAATTTACCACAAAGAGCACCTTTCCAGCTTTTAAACCACCTCACCCATCATGGCATCATAATAGTCCTCAATTCAGCAAGGCActttactaataaaattaaacacacaaaatatttaaagttaaaaactgTTTCCGTGtaagtaaaagtaaatatgtataatattatattattaacattctataatattttaaatacctacataataaAATAGGAGTTTTCAGATATTATTATGCTGTAGGACCTAGATAATCAAAAAGGGCGTTGCTATTCATTGATTTCGcatggtttatttatttaaacattgaCTTTTAAAATCACATTTTCATGAAGAATAAGTATTCGGATTCAATGTAATTAAAGTTTGATTTCATATtactttaagtatatatatatatatattcggtATTCATAATTTGAGCCCTTCGGTAGATTAAATAGGGAATAACTTCCTCCAAACGTATCATAAGGTcgtaacataattaatttaatcatcaTTCTTCTACGAAgcataaaattagttaaatgcATTTTCGTTCTTGCATTCATATAATTACTGTATAATAgacacaatttattaattatgagttgtatattttatatacatgtgTTCTGTACAagctgtatattatataaacagattgtacaagttaaaattattatgacACAGAAGGcttcaattaattacaaaattattatttttaattactgtCATATCAGTGGATATTTAAACATTTGCCATAGAATACATTCTATCAATGTGTAATTTTGagacaaaaagtcaaaaattacatcacCAATACGGAATGACATGtcatttttttggttgcaaattgtacaatttgctcgTACATATTCAAACGCACGTCACCATTAAATGGACATTCAAAGAACATATCATATATTTCTATACAAATTAGCAATATTCATTTTGGATTTTAGTAActgtaattttcatttttgaagaagtaTTATTCCGAAAAATTGATTAGCTACTTTTTTAGCCAAATTATTCGCGATTTGCTGTTTATGACCAATTGAACGATTGTCtcattgttatattttacttaCAATTAGTTATGATGATTGAATAAtgataagtacatatatttcttgaaacCACAAATTACCTATGTATAACTAAATAATCGTAAGATATCAATCATAAAACAAGGACATCcagcatttaaaatataaaaaccccGAGTTGGGTATCCGTTAGTAATTATTGTTAATGAAAGTCACGCAATGAGAAtcgaataattatatatttattgttataggCGTCACTCATACCTTATTCCAGTATtcattcattacaaaaataaatagctaattacatattatatgttgtatgtattttgtatatggtAACATTGagcaataatttatgaattcatGCCTAAGTGTACGTACGTAGGTACTTTTTGTAAGCAACAAATGTAAAACGATTTCTaacatacaatattaatatacaccCTCATCCATCACAATATCcatctataataatattaaccatGCAACTCTAGCACAGTAACCTAGAAAAATGTCTATGCCGCCACTATTATGCACACGTTACCTCTctgaaatgttaataaaatgtgttttcGTTTTGTTTCAGTCTTTTAAGTTTGACATAGAAGCTATCCCTATTGCAAGAGCACTTGTATGTAGCAAAATGAGGGAACTTCCAAGAAGCTTCCCTTCCCCTCCTCCTCCGGAACAATTGGATCAATTTACTGAAAAGGATTTTAAATCACTACCATGAGAAGAATCATCTTTAAATACCAAGAAAATGAATAGACAGAAGAAAACGAAGAACTAGTAATACTTTATGGGgggaaataatttgaataagatttttttttttaaaactactaaTACCTGCACAGTTGCTTGTATActcttgaataaaattaaatatatcaatactaatatagatttatagataataataattaatgtgtaatttaacatatttcttgtaacattaaaaagaatgaaGTGTTCAATccaatatattcataaatacaccATAGACATAAAAATTCggtaatttaatcaaaaaaggatCGTCCTTCCTTGCGACTATAGGATAACTGAGTACTATTTTCGAACAAACACTTTTCTCTGGGGATAACTGAATTTCGTTTTCATCTATTCTACAGGATCCGTCATAAAGAGTTCTATGAATTAGTACGGTTGACTGTGATCCCTTTAAAACTTTATGCTGATCACAGCTGAGCTTTACTTCCCACCTTGACCCAATGCACATTTCCGAATCTCCTGTCTTATAAAGAACgcctcctttttttaattcaagtgAGGACTCATGTTTTATCCGTATATATGCACCCCCGCGCTCCTGAGATAGCAAATATCCACAAggtcttttaaatatttcacaaCTTCTAATAGTAACTGGAGATGAATTTCCTCTGTAAAATGCAGTTACTGTTTCTAGATCCTTAACAGAGCCCTGCATTAATCTTCCAGCAATAAATGTTCCTTTGGAAGGAATATTTCCCACGTTTTCTAATGGCCATAGAAGAGAACCACcggtttttctttgttttgattCGAAAATGTTGTCCATTAAATCGGGAATCTGATGAGGATCACTCAGAATGCGATTGCATTCATTCTTCGTCAGTATTTCCTTAAGATCCATTTTAATAAGTTCTAAATCTTCCGGATTAGGGTTGTTTGAAATAAAAGGAATTACGTTGAGATAGCTATTGTTTGAAGCCATGTgctttattactttatattgagTTGTTGCATCCTGAAGAACTCCTTCATTTCCATCAATCACCCAAATTGCAGCGTCTAAAAATAATGAGTTGATAATTAGGAATGgcaaatcataaaaataatatacattgacCCTCAGTAGTATGCAAATAAATAAcgctcaataaaaaaaatataaatgtatatataacacGTTTATAATGAACCTATAATTGAGATGTGTGTTAGGAAATTTTTGACATACAAAGATGCTGTAGGAACATCCGTATGAGCGACCCTTATTTTTGACGTATCCCATTCTAAATGTGTAGCATTCTTCGACCCCCTATCcatggatttctttttatctAAATGAGCCTCCTTACGATCAATGTCTGTAAGTAAATTATTATGgttatgaatacaaaaaaaaaaaaaaaaaaagagtaaaatgtGACCCACCATTTACTGACTTATAAGGTACACGTCCATATTTATCAGAGGATATCTGGGTGAGTTTAGAGTTCAATGTTGATTTTCCAGAGCCAGGAGATCCAAATGACAAGGCATTTACATGAATCATATCCCTACATACAGAGTCAAATGGTATTGAAGccatttttctaacattttgtCTTCGAATCCTTAGCTGCAGAGGAGTAAGTATCCTTGACATCGTGATTGTCGGTACAAGTAGAGTAtgactaataatatttaaaaattaatattaataaattatagtcaCAAAGTTTTTGACAAGTGGTGCATCACGTGTTaacatattattgtttattttgatctTTGCTTTAGTGCATTTCTAGCTATTTACATTGTACAATCagctattaaaataataagcaaCGGGGACGGACAATCGGTAGAGCGTAAACTTCTGCCTAAAATCATTTCACTGATTATGTTCGATTATGCGTTTTTGTGACTTTGACCTCGCAAAATTTAACGGCATCtaactctttttatattttatttaactacaagttttatcaaaatcggtCCATAACCTTTACTGTAATCCCGCTTACAAACAAACTGaggcaaaaaatataacttccgTTCAACTTCTTTGGAGGAGGTAATAATTCATATTGATTAAttgctaattaattaatataatgtagcaaagttacataaaatataaataacttaaatcaagattaatttatgtttacGTATGATATTAATACTAAAAGTAGGACTCGACCGATTTATTGGTGTACcgatttttgtctttttaaaagtaattggtAATCGGCAATCTATTGTTGATTTACTctaaatttaagattttaagaaaaGTGTTTAAACATatatgacaattaattttttgtaatattcccTGACAAATTGACTCCTGAGCAGGAACGTTGCTAGTTTTCATCAAATTAGGGGAGGGAGGTAGCCTAAACTTATCAACACCCttctttgattaattatgaatataagaGATTTTTTTGAGGGGGAGCTTGAGCCCCCCTAAAAAAAGCTACCGACGCCACTGCTCTAGATTATAAATCGAGAGGAAATAAGATTCTTAACTTTGGTACTACgataatatgtacttatactaattttatttattttttaatcttagcCTATgagtactttttataaataattcatagttttttaaattgttcaatgTTAATTACTATAATCGATTTCTTTATAAGTTAGAAATCCTAAGCTAAACTCCCTCCGTTACCAACACTCaattatatgttaaattaaaattgattaatggTTAAACAATCCGTGTCAAGCTTGACACTTTAATTCTATTCTTATTTCGCACTCATCCTTACCATGCCCATACTGTAAACTACAACTTCCTGTCGCAAACATGAATTTATGTCTACTTAATAGAccttaatataataaagaactaAATGTATCATATAATAAGAGTATCAAGGTAATTGCTAAATCATTCATCATCATACGAGACTTAAGCATAATTGaagttaatgtttttattttccgtATGTTCAAATATTAACCTGCATAGCTCATTCCAGTGACGATAGTAATGTGATGACattaaacatataaaacaagaaatataaaatcacTTATCTATTGATAAAAGATTAAACAAATATCTGGAGTGAAATAATTTCCCCCTAACTGACTGCTATAGCTAGGGCTTATATTAATAGATAGATAAAAGcatgttatatattaatatatgtaattaaccTCGAAATCCTATATTCCCCATTAGGATCCTggaattttctaattttttgaaattagaattattgtcaatttctgagaacaaaagtatgtttttttttaataatcagttACATccgaatatttttgattaaaaattgagatttttttatttattcacagtAACTGACTAATTGTTCTTGCtaatgttgattaaaaaataaatgagtttcTCTATAAACACCTCCAGATGAGTTAGTTAGAAAAAACCATAATGTTATTACCTTTtcgatggtttttttttaacaatagaaagttaaaagtacaaaatttgcattttttctgttttatgctccatttattttatatttgcaattgcCTCCATTAAGTTTTTAAGCTAAAAAATTGTCAAGGGATCAAATAAAACATACCTAAActcagatattaaatataatacatgtgACCTTATAGGAGAAGACTCAAATCCTCACTTTAATCCCCCAAAAAATCTCACCAGGTTTGTGAAAACATTATAACTGAGACATTGttggatttataaataattttacttttatatttaattagcttaaatattatatatttttcactagAATTGAaatctactattattttttattagaactcatattaatataagcttaTACTAGTCCAAAATACGTTCagagtaaattaaaaaaggtttttaaaatatttctaaacataaaattgcaataataattaactaatttattaatataataattttcctgagttgataaatatttttaatatttggaagtaaatgttttacttcatttaaaacaatataaaaaatttataaaaatgaaatgaaagtttTGATAGAGACTTCAtttgtaacaattaattatttaatataaataaatgcattataGGAAAATGATATATGGAGAGAAAAAATCGCTGAAAGCATCATCTCCAGTCtggatttttcttcaagaatttattcaatttttcaatttcttcttcttgttgTCGAATGGTTTGAAGATAATTATGctctataaaaaatagtaaagaattataaaattaaaaaaaaaaaaaactagagtaggtttgcccagGCGTTgaccgggacattaagaaattaaaattaaataagaactcttctgcttaatatatatataaataaatacaccaaatgtttaaaaattattctaatgttggttttatgagtatgagTATACTTTTATATAGGCACTCTTCTTTCACGTGATGATTaagtagttgctttattctgggtcagacTCCGAACTCGCAGTTgcttccctgagtatcaaagAAACTTcataatatcctaaaatatactTGGTGGGCTCCAGCCATGTTAAATTTCTCCGCCTCCTTCCGTGCCCATCAAGGAACCCTTATAATACACCCTAGCCCACAAATTGTGCAGATGAACTGCTGGACCCCAGGCAAGTTAAGTTTATCTGCCACTCCTTCAtaagcatcaaggaacccttcttatatcccaaaatacaccacGGTTCTCAAGTTGtgcaggtgaagtactgggcctcaaggcagtttaaactgcaccgccaccgcatttctaagcaccaagacccccttctaatatgctagaatacaccctCGCCCACAGGTTGTGTATATGAGCTGCTGGTCCCTGAGGCAGATTAAATTATTCAAccgctgcttccctgagcataaa includes the following:
- the LOC121127847 gene encoding elongation factor Tu, with product MSRILTPLQLRIRRQNVRKMASIPFDSVCRDMIHVNALSFGSPGSGKSTLNSKLTQISSDKYGRVPYKSVNDIDRKEAHLDKKKSMDRGSKNATHLEWDTSKIRVAHTDVPTASLYVKNFLTHISIIDAAIWVIDGNEGVLQDATTQYKVIKHMASNNSYLNVIPFISNNPNPEDLELIKMDLKEILTKNECNRILSDPHQIPDLMDNIFESKQRKTGGSLLWPLENVGNIPSKGTFIAGRLMQGSVKDLETVTAFYRGNSSPVTIRSCEIFKRPCGYLLSQERGGAYIRIKHESSLELKKGGVLYKTGDSEMCIGSRWEVKLSCDQHKVLKGSQSTVLIHRTLYDGSCRIDENEIQLSPEKSVCSKIVLSYPIVARKDDPFLIKLPNFYVYGVFMNILD
- the LOC121127848 gene encoding uncharacterized protein isoform X2 is translated as MRKVHGSAICSGAKSPESQVIKYCGSGCTRLRRYSYPMKATEPEDYVYIPPLKMNPFVQEDQYQRHLPPPPPPPPPPQNVVVKKSREVTFDDEENTAPVYDKPSPHVYAAAKIPCTETETWNRRERVRRELKEVLFSRSLSADSNYKRPNTRPRSVTPNPQRTRCPKNNMTYHEEAENKINYAWYQMTSAQRGLNSVRECIRNAKENLRNVHEGIIALRKEKRTRCSSLNEGDSFMSREEELLPIHYEQVHHCLRCHQPVYPIEKVEPDFGDLYHRKCFRCKACDSQLNLMNFVKDKEEVYCKTHAPKLDKVMLCKFTTKSTFPAFKPPHPSWHHNSPQFSKALY
- the LOC121127848 gene encoding uncharacterized protein isoform X1 gives rise to the protein MRKVHGSAICSGAKSPESQVIKYCGSGCTRLRRYSYPMKATEPEDYVYIPPLKMNPFVQEDQYQRHLPPPPPPPPPPQNVVVKKSREVTFDDEENTAPVYDKPSPHVYAAAKIPCTETETWNRRERVRRELKEVLFSRSLSADSNYKRPNTRPRSVTPNPQRTRCPKNNMTYHEEAENKINYAWYQMTSAQRGLNSVRECIRNAKENLRNVHEGIIALRKEKRTRCSSLNEGDSFMSREEELLPIHYEQVHHCLRCHQPVYPIEKVEPDFGDLYHRKCFRCKACDSQLNLMNFVKDKEEVYCKTHAPKLDKSFKFDIEAIPIARALVCSKMRELPRSFPSPPPPEQLDQFTEKDFKSLP